DNA from Centroberyx gerrardi isolate f3 chromosome 20, fCenGer3.hap1.cur.20231027, whole genome shotgun sequence:
CAAAACCGTCTGTATTCTTGACTTGAAAAACAAATTGTCTGGTGTTCATTAGCTTGTGTTTTGAAAAATACAGATCAGTGAAATGCTGCTATATAGTAAACAAATGCTCCAAAATAACCAGTTATGTCAATGATTTTCCACAGGCATTTTATAAAGTAGAGCCAGTCAAATATGAGCGTACTGTATCTAGAATAGagatatctcactttggaaaGAATTTCTTGTTGCTCTCCCTCACTTTATCTCATCGTCAGCtagtgtctgtgagtgtgtgtgtgtgtgtgtgtgtaggtgtgtgtgtgtgtgtgtgtgtgtgtgcgtgcatctgcCTAGTCACCCACAGTGCTTTGTATAAGCCTATGGTTGTTCTGTATGCCTCCTTTATGTGTATGCTCCtctgcctgtgcgtgtgtgtgtgtgtgtgtgtgtgtgtgtgtgtacgcgcatgtatgtatttttgttctCCTTGGAGATGCATTATTTTTAGCCAGCCCCCGTTCTTCCGCTGCCGCTCCTCCTCCGACAATCAGCGCTGCTCCAGTTTCTCTGGCCTCTCCTGTGGTCCCAGTTCCTCTGATCAGGGGCCCGGCTCTGCAGAGGACAGCCCAACACACACTGTAGAAGGGCCCCGTTGGGACAACACACCCCTAAATATGGGCGAAACGTGGGGACCTGATAGGAGGAATCGATGTCCAGCAGAATGTCTATATTCATCTCTCTACCCCTAAAAACACCGTAGGGTCTACTGTAgggtctcccctctctctgctacTTATTCTCAGGATTAGGTTCAAGTTCTCAGCCTCACATGTATAAAGTAGAGTCCCATCTTCACATATTCAAGTTTTGGGCCCTATTCCTACAGCCTGACAGCTTCATCTCACTGTTTTCAGTCAGTATTTGACACCTGTCTGCATAATGTAGGATGTCAAAATGTGAATTGGGATTTACTGTTGAAACACATATATGATGTGTGGCACTTGTGCAGAGGCAGGTTGGGATGGAAAGGGTTTCATGAACACTGATTATAACTgagtatatttttttttactaattgCGTGCGATAGTTGTGTCAAAATTCTTATCTCTACCCAGCAACCAAAAGTAGCTAAGGAAGTGGTTACACCATCCAGTGAACCACCAAGTCTTACTTCTCTCTTTTATTATGTAATATTTGGGGGAAGGTAATGTTTGACGTCTTTTACAAGCTGCATTAGCTCCTTTCTAAACATCAAATTCTGTCtattaaagcagtgattctcaacctttttagGTCTTTgccccttaaaatgaagcaatGCCTGCTcacacaggctgcatatgcagagtggtgaacagttccaCCAAACATTGATTTATCCCTTTTCATGTTGtctcatttgattaattatcagaggaggcctagggGCTGAAAGCTATTccatatttcacaataaaaaagaaagttgaTTGAGAAAAAACAGATATGATAATAtcatagaaatatgtttttccaaatcctataaatcatcttgtgaGCCCCTAAAATTCTCTCtgcaggttgagaaccactatgTCAGAGTGAGATCATGCCCCAGCTTTGCATGTCCATAATCAGCATCACTAACATGCATGTCCATAAAGTTGGTCCCCATCCACAGCCTCACCTGCTCAAATGCTGGACCCCATCTTCATATATCCAAGATACGTTTCATATGCCAAACCTCGTATGTCTAAAGTTGCCATCTGGAGCGTTGCTTGTACATGATTAAGTGCCTATCATCAGCCTCATACAGACAGGATAGGCTCCTACTGTGCCTGCTGTACGGTCTCTATATCAAGTCACCAAATCACCATCTATTCCCTATATGGGTCTGAGTCAGCATTTCTAACTGTGCCATAGTTAGTGTCCAAATGTGACCCCATCTCAGCCCCATACAGGATTATAATATTACCTATAGCTTTGCAGGAGAACAAAATGATTTTGCCATTGAAGAAAAGCATAGAATTGTGTGTCAAGCTCCTTATAGACTGAGCATGTGGGAACATAGCGAGGGAGGAATGTGCTACCTTGGGATTTTTACTGTTTCTGGTAGGTGCACCTGAATTAAATAATGGGTTTCCTGGCTTTATAATGTAGAATGTGCCCTCAGGCCctgtatatataatgtatagGATATTTCATATTGTTAGAATTTTAGGCAAAGTCCCTAAATGTCATATGATGCTTGGTCACATGTAAAAATCATAAATGTGGTGACTACTTGTTTTCAGGTAATACACAGCATGGGTTGAGTAAacgtttgtgtttgtttacagctATCATTCCCAATACAAGCTAATGTACCAGCTGTACGAACTGATTCAAATACTTTCTGCCTGTTGTCAAGATTATTGCCTGAAAGGAACAGGGAAGCTAGGTCTATGAGTAAAGTGAAGACAACTTGGTCCACATTGATGGATTACAGCTTCAGTCTGATGCAGACATGAGTAGTGTTTCGGACTGAAGGGAATCCAATGAGAAGACAGCTTTGATCCACATGAATCATGACAGGTTGTATTGATCGATAGTCTAGGTGGGCCTGAAGTAGCAGATAAATGACCCAGATGAGCTAAAAATTCCATAACACCAATGTTTTCCCTTAAACTTTTTCTAGGTTGTCACTAAGAGACTATCCTCAGAgtcttgttttttctccaaaagAAGTACAGCATAACTGTGCGGTCCAGCCCTCGTCTCCCTCAGTAAACAGATCAGAAATCTCCCCCAGGCTAAGAATCTCTACCTCATCATGTGAATGTGGCTTCAAACTACCACAGAACCTCACTTATCCAAACCTCAGACTGGTCAATTTGAATGGGCATAGTGAACAAAATATTCAGTGTTGAAAACAGGGTAAGACTGTTGGCTGGTTAACACATAAAAAGGAATTAAAAGTATTTCAATTTGTTTATTGCACGGCATGTTTTTTATGGAATccttgtgcatgtatgtttcatattttgaataagCCTTGACCCGTTATACCCATTATAGTTGTGTCTTTCAAACTTTTCAAAAACCAGCATTTCCATCCCCAAGTGATTCAGATGAGCAACTGTTTTAAAATTATCTTCACGTGTGAAATATTCTACAAATATTACAGTActgaaaaaatagaagaaaacagTAAACTATAACTACCAAACACCATCTGAAAACtataaagaaatacaaaacaacTGCATGATTACAGGATTTAAATCAAACCTTTTCTAAACTCTCAACTTAATCCATTCATCCATGTTTTATgtattgcatattttttttctctttcattttgggGGCTTATCAGTCCAGCTGCCtgtgtttgtgattgtgtgCTATGGTTACTGCTGTTCTTGAAGGTGTAAGGTGCCAAAATGGCTTCCTCCCACTCCATAAGCTCCAGGCTGTTTTTATTATAGATGCAACGTCTATAAACCCGGTGTGTTACACTGCAACTACacagagtgacacacacacacagcaatgacCTTAGGGTGTAATTACTGTTCTGCTAATGTTATTTTTTGCTGGACGACCGCAGGTGCTCTGCTAATCCCTCTATTGACATTGCCTGTGTCTCATCTCCAATAGCACTCAAATTGGACAGCTACACGGCCAAGACCTTGCTTGTATCTTGAGACTTAATCATCAGTCTCCTCCGCTCTCTTAACTTTGGACTCTACATAATGGTGCACTCTCTTCAGCGATGAGTGTGTCTCTGCTTTCTGGAACAAGGACACTggccttttcttctcttttgttAGGATTACACAtaattctctctccttccacgACCGAGTGCGTTTGCGAATGCCCTGACCTCCGCTTCACAATGATACGTGTACAATTTATTCTGAGGGTCATCCATTCACCCAGCAAGAGCTTCTTTTTAAAACAGAAATTGATCTTTCCTCCCTGGACTTCATCCACTGAAaaactgaacagactgaaagacCATCAGCTGTTGTCTCAGTGGAAGAACGCGGCTTCAATACCTGCCTAGTCTTTAACTCATGCTGCTGTCTAGACTTCGTTGGCTGCTTTCACATCGTATTCCCTTTCCTTGAAGGCTGTCATAAACTTTTAGTGGAGAGATCAATGAAAAAGTACAAGTAAAGGAAGGATTTCAGACAGTTTGATCGCAGCTCAAGatacaaaatgtaatgtaaggAGCCCATGCAGCTATGtttccagagacagagagagagagagagagagagagatcaggagaatgagagggagggggttgaTACAGtaatggaatgaatgaatgcaattTGCACATCCATAGGCTACGTGTGGCTGAAAATGCTTGTCCTAGTTTAGCTCCCTTCCTATGTGCCTCCCAACACCCACTAGATTTGCGATGTGCTTGCTGCAATGCAGACACTCGTGAGGTAGCAGATACAGCGGACACCGCTGCCATGCAGGTGCCATCGCCTCTGAACATTAGATGTGCCTCTGTTTTGTCACCAGAGCCTCATGATAGTGGAGAAgcggtcctgtgtagctcagtgagtACAtcatgggggggtgggggggtggggttatTCCCATTCAGGCCAGCTACGCTTAAGATGTTCACACTCCTAGTACCGCAAGACAGTTTAGTCTTGGCTCATGTTCTCATTAATTACAGAGAGCTTCACCTCCCATGAAAAGAAAGTGATATTCCGCAGATGCATTTGGCTGCAAATTGGCACTCTGGTAGCATCTTGGCAGTAAACAGGAATGCTCTTAATTCACAGAACTGTCAGAATTATTCATGTCCAATTACACAGAGGGTTTGTCTAAGAGAAGGTGCATCAGAGTGGAGATTTACAACAGTACCGCATGGCAGTTCAGCTACCTGCTGTTTACCAGTGAATTTGTCACATCCGTCACCTCCGAGCCTTTGAATGTTTGGGTTCTAGTTTCAATGTAACCAGGGTGTTTTATGCACCAGTTTTCATGTTCCCCGTGCAggttccacacacacatggatcTGCCGTACCTGGTGCTACTGTGATTAGCTTAATTCAAGTCCTTATGCTAAGCACCTCCCCTCCCTAAACTCCTTCGAACCCTTCATCAGCCGACATTCATCCAGGCCCACATGCAGACAGAGGGAATGGGTTAGAGGTTAGaaatactcttttttttttattttacactttCATTTGATCTAAAAGTCTGTGcaaaagtgtgttttgtgtgtgtgtgtgtgtgtgcgtgtgtgtgtgtgtgtgtgtgtgtgtgtgtgtgtgtttgaggacacacacacatacacacacacctttgtgcTTTGTGATTGAGGTCACTCCTAAGAGACTCGATGTATACTGTAGCGATGTCCCTGATTCGCCACTTCCAGCGttactcctcctcttcgtcaAACCTCTTCCTGACTTCCTCCCTCCGCTGCCTGATACCTCTTCAGCTGTTTAGGGGCGATAAGCGCAGCCAAATTGACCCAATTAGCAGGCTCTTATTCTGAAGCCGTGGAAATAGCTTCCATTGCACCGTAATCAAACAAGATTCCTCATTAGAGCCacctcccctgtgtgtgtgatgccctctctccatttctttctcttgtcccattttttttttcttttgagtctgtcttttttcattctctctttctctgtcttctgcTTCTCCAATTACAGAAAAATCACTTCATTTACTCTTTACTTTCTATGCACTGAGTTCCCCCCCCACTGGAGCTTGACTTCAGGCTTGAAAACTGGAGCCAAGCCCAATCTGAAATCAAACAATTTCTTTCTTAACATGAACCGTACCCTTGAGATGTAGCTTTCTGTGCGCCCAAACATGACTACATtttgaaatcattttaattttctGATGATAAATGCCTACAGAATTTTTCACTCAACTCAAGCAAAACCCCAAGCGTGAGAAATGAAGTGAGAAAATCAGCCTGTCTGGGTTTCAGTCGGGTCCAGTCAGGTTGAGGCATAAATTAAATTGTCAACCTCTAACCCCTCTCCCCATCCAACCATTAGCCGATGACATGAATCCAGCTCTCAGCAGACGCACAAAGTTTGTTCTACAATTCCTCTTTTTGAGTAATAAGTTGTTGCTATATTTAGATACCACCTCACCCATCTATGtttcagcacagagagagagaagaaagagagagagagagagagagagagagagagaggtctccACCTCAGGTTGGCTCCAGCCCTTTCCTCTCTTAAGATGTCCATAACATGCCATTACTTAATAGCCCAGTTCAGTGAACTACGGTCCGCATAAAATCTAGACAGCAAGTTGGATTTATTCCCTCAAGTCCCTTTTCAGAACGAAAACAgcagagacccccccccccccccccccccccccccccgaatgATCAACGATTTCTGCTGATCTAGCAACTTGTGTGCACAAGACAGTGAGTCACGCATCAGtcacggtaaaaaaaaaagaaatttatTCCTTTTCAAGGAAagcaaatgtgaaaaaataaacagtcTATGATGTGTTGAACAGATGACATGAAAACCCATACAACTGTAGGTGGGtgttcacagacacacacacacacacatacacacacacacacacagatgtacacacacagggatTACTTGTGAAATGAAGTTAGTATCGCCTTACACTATTAGTTAATAACCCAGAATTCACTTACAAAGTccagccaaaacacacactacTAGGTTCAAATGCAGGAACAGTCTGCGAAAAAGAAATCATGGCAATGTTGCTGTATGGCAGAAGTAAATGTGCTAATGTCTGTCGTTCTCCTGgtgttgtctgttgtgtttttcctgTCCTTGAATTATTGCTGGGATGTCtaaacattgatttgattttctgtGTACATGTCTGCCTGTTAATGATCCAGATTATTAGAGCTTTCCTCACACGTTTTGAAGTCTGAGGAAAGGATCCAAAACTTATGTTTTTCTCCAAGCACCCTAATGCTAAAAAAATGGCTGGAATGTAGAATTTGGTGCTTCATTTGTTGAAGAAATGGCGATGTGCGTCAACTGAAGCAAGTGCAAGTTGGTGCATATGAGTTGAAGGATTGCTACACCAAGCTGAAAACATGCCAGTATAAACTCTGGAGACACTAGCTTGTTCATTGAATCAATCCTCCATTTGTGAAATGAGGTCCTGGTTTCCTCCATTGGGTCCACAAATGTCTTGACAGTGTTCAGTTCAAATAATGCCTGTCTTGTTTTAGATGCACTGAGTGGAACTCCGCTGCGAACAGATGGGGATCCGTCCGGTTTGCACAGAACCAGCAGGGACCAGCAGactccacacagacacagagtagTCCGCAGCCCACCGGGGGGAGGAGTGGCCATCGACACCCTGCCTGACAACATGACCCGCGTAGTGGTGAGACCCGGCGACAACGTCTTCCTATAACATACATGGTCTAAAATATAGCTTAAAGTAGTGAGTAGTTTATAAACTTCCTCCTGAGCATGGGTGAGTCATTGCAATAATCATTCTGCAGTGAAGGGTCACTCAGGGTGAAGCTTCTTGTTTGGTTTGAACATAAATCATAAAGAAGAGGTCAATGTTATGAGGTTTCTCTTTTGGATAGCACAGACAGGTGGATTTGCTTGGTGCCATTTTTCATGTATTAcctttctagtgtgtgtgtgtgtgtgtgtgtatgtgtgtgtgtttgtgcaggtgggtgggtgtgtatgATGAGGCCTTCATTTGTGTGTTGTACTAGATTCCTCTTCCACTTGAATCAGCCTGAGTAAAATTTCCACCAAATAAATTgtgttgcacttttttttcctccccccaCAGTGCAAATTGAAAACAGACCACAGCCTTGTCCTGCCAACTTACAGTGTTTGTTTaagtgtggctgtgtgtgtgtgtgtgtgtgtgtgtgtgtgtgtgtgtgtgtgtgtgtgtgtgtgtgtgtgtgtgtgagagtgtgtgtgtgtgtgtgtgtgtgagtgtgtgtgtgtgtgtgtgtgtgtgtgtgtgtttgtgaatgacTCACTAGTGTTGGACAGGACCTCAAGTAGCCCTATGCTATGCGCTGCTGTTGCCTTTCTTTGGGTCTGATCCCAATTTGCGAGACCCTCCACCTCTTTCCCACTGGGGATCTCTCCTGCAAATCAGTCTGAGGTGCTTCAGCTGTAGGGAGGAAAGTGTATTGGATTGTTCCCCTCTCCTCACCTAgagatccccccccccaccccaccccacccacccacccaccctccagAAACACAGGCTGGTGTCAGGGAGTGGAGATGGGAGAGAAAGTGGGTCACTTGCTGTATATGGAGCAGCCGGAGAGGCAGTGAGAGCACTGCATTTAACTGCTCCACTTTCTGAGCCCACACTAAACCCCAGCACCATTGCTCTCTGTCACCTTGAACCGTGGCATACATTAATAATGCCATCAAGATTGGAGATCTGTTGGAAGACGCAGGCCCTCAATGCCAAAGCATTGTGTGTAACGTGTAAACAGCTCCCCCAGCTGGCACAGTATGCACAGAAATAGAGGAGATAAATCCCCTGATGTCCTGCTGTCGTTAACCCTGATCCTCCTCTGGTTCACCTGATCATGTTAAGCCAATATGACAGAAAAAGGTAAATAGTGAAAGTACCATAAGTATAGAACAATGGATTTCGGGCTACTAAAACTAAACCTAAACCACCTGACCATGACTCATGCCTGGAGAAAACTTCACTGTCCTAACTGgtgccctctttctctcaggaGGACTCCCAGAGGTACTACAGATGGCAGAGTTTTGGTCCAAGTGACAGACGAACAGAGGACTTGTGGGTAGATCTGAGCACCCTGCAGCAGGGCCAAGTCAGAATCCATGGCATTCTGTCCAACACACACCGACAGGCAGCGGTGAGACGAGcgcgcacgcatacacacacgacATAACGGTCCAATTTAATTCCCAGCCATGTctgatattttgcttttcttttgtaGAGGGTGGCGCTTTCATTTGATTTCCCTTTTTATGGACACAACCTGAGGCAAATCACCATAGCAACAGGCGGTAAGCTTTATACCTTACTTGTTAATGTAACAGATCACATTTACTTGGGTCTCCCCATCAGGAAACCGAACGTCTGCCAGCGAGCTGAAGGAGACTTTGCCCTCGCCTGGGGAAATATTCAGGCGCACAAGGCTATACTAGATCTAGTTAATTGTAAATGCCTTCTACTTTCTGATGCTTCTGATTGCTTAAAGACTTGCTATACATGTCCTAAATTCTCTAATATGTGTAACATAATTTTTCACCCTAAGAGAATCTGCAAGAGAGAGTTATTTGTGGATTCACCATTCCTGCTTCAGCTCCAGATAAATGGTATGCTAATGGATACGCAAGGGACGGTTGATGAAAAATTGATATTCAGTTGCAGAGAAATGACAACTTGTAGTCAAAAGTTAGCAGATTGTTCTTTTTTAGAGCACAGTCTTTATGTAATCAAGCAATCATGGGTCATGTTTTGTGGTATCACTTAGCTGTCACTCTTAATGAGCAGTGACTATAGACATAAATTACAATTTTTTTGAATTACCAACCGTGACTTAAATCCAACATGATTGGCCAAACAAGAGATTAATCAATCCACCACAAGAAAGTCTTATTCTCCTACAACTGCTGCTTGGTTTCTTGGGTAGACTTCCCCTTGGTCAACTATGTCTTTAGGTAGTTAAGGATTTGAAGATGCACACACTGTAAATattacaggtcaatctgtggcaCAACAGGCTTGGGCACATGCAACATGCTTGTGACACTGTGGTTTGAATTTGACTCATGATATactctctctcccgtctctcctgtcactctctaCTGGTTCTGTCAGTGGatcatgaattaaaaaaatagtAGAATTTGTGCAGAGTAGTTTCCCATAGTAGCtgagcgagaaaaaaaaaaaaaaaaaggctcatgCAGATAACAGCTGTAGGGGTTCATGAATTTTAAAACAAGGTAATCTCAACTTTCTCTAACGGACACTGTGACAAGGTAGATAAATCTTGCTTAAATGGCACAGCTCCAGTCCTTGACTTTGATATTATGATGCTGAAGTACTTCTTTACTGACAGGTCCACACATATCAATCAATCCCACATAGGCATTTACCTGTTGAAAGTGAGAAATGGAAATGAGAAATGGCTGTCTGGTACAAGGAAACAGGCTTATATCTGTTCCTGCGTTTCTGGTCTTCTTTTAATCATCTCGCTTCAATGCCAGACATAATAATGACGCGGGAGCGAAAACAAGGTCAGAGGAATCAATTGGGATCAAAGACGTTGCTGCTATCTGTCGTGTCTTTGACGTGTGAACCTTTGATCCCGACCTTTCCTAGGGTTCATCTTCACGGGGGAGATTACTCATCGAATGCTGACCGCCACACAGTACATCGCTCCCCTCATGGCTAACTTTGACCCCAGTTTCTCCAAAAACTCAACAGTGAGTTACATGGACAATGGTGAGTGGGAGCTTCTCAGTGagagtgggttttattttggagCTTCAGGTTGTCTCTGACCTGCCTCTGTGTCCCGTCCGGCTCAGGTAATCTGTTTGTGGTGCAGTGGGACAAAGTGCGGCTACAGGGTCGGGAGGCCGAAGGACCTTTTACTTTCCAGGCGGCCCTCCATAGCAACGGGACCATTGTTTTCAACTACAGAGTGGTAAGTGATGGATTTCCAGTTAAATGGCGTTCTTCATCAtcaattgtatttttcatttagaAAAGAATGACCTGACGAAGCCTACGGAGGCGGAACATTGTCTTTTCAGTTTGCAAAgctgcatattttttatttgaatattgatttattgtaaaaataaatcaatctaGATATCTTTTAGAGAGTgcggatttccctttttttgcctatttgaAATCGATGCGCCAGAGAAGCCtcattttatgtccattttcttacccagcatatggactttattagaaaaaaaaaagggaagggaaaagaTCCAATCTTCAGCTTGCATGTTAAAACAAACTGCACTCTTTTCCCACAGGTGCCTTTACCAGTGGAGAAGATCAACTCCACAGAGCATCCAGTGAAGGTGGGACTGTCTGATGCTTTCATGGCCCGCCTGCCCTCCTCACAGTTCTCAGGTCAGTTCCCTGAGAACCCATGtgcttttctcctttcttctgaAACAGAACTGTGTTAACACCACTGACCTCTAAACAGAACCTTCAATATCTATCTCTGTATGACTGTGACTCATCATCAAACATAAATCTTGGCCTTAGAATGCAGTAACACAAAGCTTGCCAACATACTGACATTTAAAATTTGTCTTGAAAGATGCAAAGCGGCGTACGATCTATGAGTATCATCGTGTTGAGATCGACACCACGAAGATTTGTACCCAATCTGCTTTTGAGTTCACACCACTGCCCAGTAAGTATTCTTCAGTCCATCAACATGATACACAACCCTCGCCTCACTATTCACTTTCACCTCCGTAACTCCAGAACACCATTTCTCTGATTCCTCCAGCTTGTCTTCAGCACACATCCTGTGATCTCTGCCTGACTTCCAACTGGACAACCGGCTGCGGCTGGTGCAACACGCTTCAGCGGTACGGTGAAATTCTCATAGCGTGTGAAATATTTATCTAGCTGTCAAGCCTTAGAGTGCCGGGCCTCTCTCATGCTGTTCCCATTTGTGTGTCAGATGCTCTGATGGAATCGACCGGCATAGACAAGAGTGGCTTGATTACAACTGTCCTGAAGAGGTGAGTTACATTACCAcctgtggaagaaaactcaggacGAGAGAGcggcagtttgacaggtttattcaatctgcaggttgggaggcaaggaactcaaaatctggatgattacacCGAATTTTACAGTGTTggatattcatgattatgttaatacatagaatataataaagctattgggcaaaaagtataaggtcatatgaacaagactgaacagccaatgataattatagttctagcactttaaggagatgtgtAATAAGAAGTGAGCACCTTCTTCTAGAAGacaacaaattattattttgtcaaggaCACTTGGTCAGTGTTAGgagatttgggcatttgcacattccaagctcacagttctgtgagaaacacacaaggtGTTACTTTTAGTAACAGTGAGTTTGATCTTATAAttgtgaagcagattcagtattcttgagttttaggcacttaagctgtaaatatgggtcaaaagTTAAatattaagtgagcatatatgaatgttgcttagtataggtacttttccatttcttctacAACACACCCATTAAAACAGTAGAGAAAGGAGCAACCATTGTATCGTTTCTAGagtcacacatgcattcacTCATATATTCATACTCAGTATATTTAGAGCTAATGAAGTACATTGTTTCTGGCAGGCGATGGGCACATGTGAGGACTACAACCCGGGGGGACCTGAGGGATCCATGGGGTCCTTCAACCACTCCTCCCCAGGTCCAACGTCCTCCTCAGCAGAGCTTGAAGACCATCCTGTCACTGAGGGTAAGATTTCCTTTGAACCACAcagctgggagagagggggtgaagGTAAGTAGAGCTGCCCCCCTGTACTACAAACAATACACAGAATTGTAAATCTAACTCTAACTATCTGTCAATTCGCTTTAGGACTTCCACTTTGACATGAAGTGTCCCAGACATTCCTTGGGGCATTGTGTTGCATATGTGGTCAAATCTGTCAGCATGGTGCATTCAAGCCACCTTGTCGATTTTTGCCTTCTGGCCGACTGCTGTTTCACCTCCAGCTGTTTTGTGCGAAAAGGCTTTGTCTGTCCATTTACTGTTCATAGACTTTAAAACATTGTGGGATCAGTAAATTGTTcaatttaatttgttgtttaaaAAGTTACAGAGTAATCGCAcgttatttttttcaaatttaatcCAATGTTATTATTGGCAGTTCAAGTCGACTGTCAGTTTACTGGTGAATTATTTGAGAACATGTGGTACTGGTAATCCATAATTTAATATAAATTATGAAAACTATTTTGTTGCATGCACAGAAGTATTTTGGCATGAAGTAAAGTAATCAGGCTTTTACATACCTAATATTCTCCTGTTGAATGGGTTATGCAGAGGGAATCCCACTTGTTTTCAGCCAGGCTGATATTTCAGCAGGATTGGTAGCATTCGGGCGGCCCTGGTACAGTTTGGGTGTTGTTGGCATGTAGGCCTAATATGCAATATGCAACAGCTAAATGTTTGCTCTCTGTGCTTTCCCTGTCTGATGTGTGCTACATTACTACATTACTGCATTACTACACTTCTGAACCAGGAACAGAGCCTAGTGCCACATTATGTGTCTGTTGCTAAAATGATTCTGGCTGACTGTcttgtctatttgtctgtctccctcctctcatctcattctTCCATACAACAACGCTCTCTTTTATCCACAGACgacaccaaacttcacattaaCTACAATGGCGGTGGTGAGTAGGCTAGCTAGTAAGCTGTGATTGCAAAAAACGGGAACGCAGAATGACCAGACCCAGCTATTTATATATTGAATAGTGACAACAGCAAAAATGTAGAATAAAAGTGGAATTTCTTGTTACGATGACCTGTGCTGTTCCTCACTGTTAATATTTGGAGGACAGAATCTCTCGGTTTTAATTTCTGTGTTGTTCCACTGTGTTTGTGGTGTGAATTTGTCTTGTCTGCTCTTGTGCTGCATCAGTTTTATG
Protein-coding regions in this window:
- the LOC139920118 gene encoding plexin domain-containing protein 1-like isoform X1 is translated as MGLCAVLLICLSQAELGRVWARGQTDALSGTPLRTDGDPSGLHRTSRDQQTPHRHRVVRSPPGGGVAIDTLPDNMTRVVEDSQRYYRWQSFGPSDRRTEDLWVDLSTLQQGQVRIHGILSNTHRQAARVALSFDFPFYGHNLRQITIATGGFIFTGEITHRMLTATQYIAPLMANFDPSFSKNSTVSYMDNGNLFVVQWDKVRLQGREAEGPFTFQAALHSNGTIVFNYRVVPLPVEKINSTEHPVKVGLSDAFMARLPSSQFSDAKRRTIYEYHRVEIDTTKICTQSAFEFTPLPTCLQHTSCDLCLTSNWTTGCGWCNTLQRCSDGIDRHRQEWLDYNCPEEAMGTCEDYNPGGPEGSMGSFNHSSPGPTSSSAELEDHPVTEDDTKLHINYNGGDLQTGPPNHTGITENTAIIAGVVAALVLLVALTLLAVYYINTHPTVAPPFYLMQRRTNNYWPSMKFRNQGCHSSYAEVELGGHEKEGFIEAEQCC
- the LOC139920118 gene encoding plexin domain-containing protein 1-like isoform X2, giving the protein MGLCAVLLICLSQAELGRVWARGQTDALSGTPLRTDGDPSGLHRTSRDQQTPHRHRVVRSPPGGGVAIDTLPDNMTRVVEDSQRYYRWQSFGPSDRRTEDLWVDLSTLQQGQVRIHGILSNTHRQAARVALSFDFPFYGHNLRQITIATGGFIFTGEITHRMLTATQYIAPLMANFDPSFSKNSTVSYMDNGNLFVVQWDKVRLQGREAEGPFTFQAALHSNGTIVFNYRVVPLPVEKINSTEHPVKVGLSDAFMARLPSSQFSDAKRRTIYEYHRVEIDTTKICTQSAFEFTPLPTCLQHTSCDLCLTSNWTTGCGWCNTLQRCSDGIDRHRQEWLDYNCPEEAMGTCEDYNPGGPEGSMGSFNHSSPGPTSSSAELEDHPVTEDLQTGPPNHTGITENTAIIAGVVAALVLLVALTLLAVYYINTHPTVAPPFYLMQRRTNNYWPSMKFRNQGCHSSYAEVELGGHEKEGFIEAEQCC